A single region of the Lysinibacillus sp. B2A1 genome encodes:
- a CDS encoding flagellar hook-basal body protein: protein MLRTMITATNTMGQLQNQLDTISNNIANSNTHGYKTKEASFNELLYQQFNNDKQDRAERLSPVGIRYGSGAMLGQIQSNEKQGSLQTTNRDLDMAFNKAKQYFNILMPDGENGTKTVYTRQGDFYLSPLNNGTVMVVNSDGYPLADATGQAITLPDNVKSFAVRNGGVLEASYPNGDIIRTDLAVTEFQKPQLMEHISGQYVGLPNNLAQLGYTQAEVVAELQGANRQQIGMQSGTLEMSNVNLSKEMTDLIQTQRSYQFNARAVTLADQMLGLINGIR, encoded by the coding sequence ATGCTACGTACAATGATTACTGCAACAAATACAATGGGACAATTACAAAACCAATTAGATACCATTAGTAATAACATTGCTAATAGCAATACACATGGCTATAAGACAAAAGAGGCTTCTTTCAACGAACTTCTTTATCAGCAATTTAATAATGACAAGCAAGATCGTGCAGAGCGTCTATCTCCGGTAGGTATTCGATATGGTTCAGGTGCAATGCTTGGACAAATTCAATCAAATGAAAAGCAAGGTTCACTACAAACAACTAATCGCGATTTAGATATGGCCTTCAATAAAGCAAAACAATATTTCAATATTTTAATGCCAGATGGTGAAAATGGCACAAAAACAGTGTATACTCGTCAAGGTGACTTTTATTTATCACCATTAAATAATGGAACAGTAATGGTTGTGAATTCAGATGGATATCCATTAGCTGATGCAACAGGACAAGCTATTACATTACCGGATAATGTAAAAAGCTTTGCTGTACGTAATGGAGGCGTATTAGAGGCTTCCTATCCAAATGGAGATATTATCCGTACAGATTTAGCCGTGACAGAATTTCAAAAGCCACAACTAATGGAGCACATTTCAGGCCAATATGTTGGGTTGCCAAATAATCTAGCTCAGCTAGGATATACACAGGCTGAGGTTGTTGCAGAATTACAAGGTGCGAATCGCCAGCAGATTGGCATGCAGAGTGGCACGCTAGAAATGTCGAATGTAAATCTTTCAAAGGAAATGACGGATTTAATTCAAACACAGCGCTCTTATCAATTCAACGCACGAGCGGTAACTTTAGCAGACCAAATGCTTGGGCTTATTAATGGAATTCGCTAG